The genomic interval CCTGCCGACGTTTCAACTCACGGATGCGAACGCCTCATTGGTCGCCCAAATCTGCTCCCGCCTCGACGGCATTCCCCTCGCTTTAGAGTTAGCCGCGGCGCGCGTCAGGGCGCTTTCGGTGGAACAAATCGCCGAACGATTGGACGACCGCTTCCGTTTATTGACGGGCGGGAGTCGCGCCGCGTTGCCGCGCCAGCAGACGTTGCGCGCGTTGATAGACTGGAGTTACCAACTCCTCAGCGAAGAGGAACGTCTCTTGTTCAGACGGCTGGCGGTCTTCGTCGGCGGGTGGACGCTCGACGCCGCCGAATCAGTTTGCGGTGAGGAGCGCATCGTCCCCGCAGGGGGAAGCGGGTTGGACATCCTGGAGTTGATGACTCGTCTCGTGGATAAATCTCTCATCAACGTCGAGCATAGCGGAAGCGAATCCCGTTACCGCCGACTCGAAACCATCCGACAATATGCGCGCGAGAAATTGTTCGAGACCGATGAAGTCGCTTCACTGCGCGACGCGCATCTTGCCTATTTTGCTGGGCTTGCCGAACGCGCCGAACACGGCTTGCAGGGACGCGCGCAAAAGCAATGGCTGGCGCGGCTCGAAGCGGAACACGATAACCTGCGCGGTGCGTTGGAGTGGTCGCTTAAGTCTCAACCTGAAACGGGTTTGCGGATCGCGGTGGCGCTCAGGGAATTTTGGGATACGCATGGACATTTGACGGAGGCGCGCAAGTGGCTGGGAATTTTTATGGATGCGACGAAGGAACTTCCGCCGACATCGTTACGCGTGAAAGCGCTCTTTGCGAGAGCGTTGTTCGCTTCGCGTCAGGGCGATGCGGAGGGATGGAAAACGCATCAAGACGAAGGTTTTGCGCTTGCCGAGTCGCTTGAGGATGCGCGGGGCATCGCGCAGGGGCTTGTGTCGCAGGGACTCTTCAAGGAGTATTTCGAGAACGATCTCGAAGCGGCTGAATCGTTTTACCGCCGCGCATTGGAATACGGACGTAAACTGAACGAAAAACTTCTCATCGGTCAGTTATTGGGACCGCTGGCTGGATGCTCGCTCAAACGGTACGAGTATGCGCGCGCGGAGGAAATCTATCGCGAGAGTCTGTCGTTGTTCCGCGAGGCGGAAAACACAAAAGAGATCGCGGGCGCGTATGGAAACCTGGCTGAGGTGGCGTTAGCGCGGCGCGACGATGAATCGGCGCGCGCCTCCGCGGAGGAAAGCCTGGCGTTGTATCGTGACTTGGACGACAAGCACGGCGTCGCTACTGCTTTGCAGACGTTGAGCATCGCATCCCATAATCAGGGCGACGTTCAGCAGGCGCAGATGGCGGCGGAGCAGGGCGTGATGTTGTTTCGTCAACTGGGAGACCGTATTTGTTTGGGTTTGACTCTCTCGGTGTGGGCGCGGCATGTTCTCGGCGGAAGTGACGCGGCGCGCGCAGAGGAAATCGTTCAGGAGGCGATGAAGGTTTTACATGAGGTGGGAGAAATGTCGGCAGAAATCGGCGCGCTCGATGTGGCGGGGCGCGTCGCGTTGGCGCAGGGCGACTTGCCCAAAGCGCAAAAACATTTTCGAGAGGGAATATCGCGCTTGAAGGACTCGAAAGAAGTCAGCCAACTCCCGTCATTACTGGAGGGATTGGCGAACGCGCTGGCGCAATCCTCGCAAACACGAAACGCAATTCTGTTGTTGGGCGCGGCGCAGGCGTTGCGCGGGCGCATCTATCTGACGCGGATGCAATTCGAAACGGCGGAGTATGACGCGCTTCTGTCTGCACAGCGGGAAGAGGCGGGCGGGGATTTTCAGTCCATGTGGGAAGACGGTTGCGCGTTGTCAACGGAACAGGCGATTGAGTTGGCTTTGAGTTGAGAAAAGGAGTTGAGGAATGAACCTGAAATCTGTTT from Candidatus Defluviilinea gracilis carries:
- a CDS encoding adenylate/guanylate cyclase domain-containing protein — protein: MSQTENLMVDIPSGTVTFLFTDIEGSTKLAQAHPDRWESLREKHHAMLKEAIESKRGHIFQIIGDSFCVAFHTAGDALRAAIDGQRALSRMNDDGGRTNSSFILHNSSLLLKVRMGIHTGEAEARNGEYRGYLTLSMIQRVMSAGHGGQILLSGASEILLRGQLPAEVSLRDMGERKLKDIPQPARIFQVVAPDLQSDFPALRALDVFPNNIPTQLTSFIGREKEMLEATQMLQQSRLLTLTGSGGTGKTRLSLQAASSLLEQFKDGVWLIELAPISEPALVPNTVANVLRLRVEDSRPLMDVVMDWLRDKEALLILDNCEHLIDACAQFANTVLQNCRGARILATSREALGIAGEVAYRVPSLPTPNEATDIKHLETFDSVKLFVQRATLTLPTFQLTDANASLVAQICSRLDGIPLALELAAARVRALSVEQIAERLDDRFRLLTGGSRAALPRQQTLRALIDWSYQLLSEEERLLFRRLAVFVGGWTLDAAESVCGEERIVPAGGSGLDILELMTRLVDKSLINVEHSGSESRYRRLETIRQYAREKLFETDEVASLRDAHLAYFAGLAERAEHGLQGRAQKQWLARLEAEHDNLRGALEWSLKSQPETGLRIAVALREFWDTHGHLTEARKWLGIFMDATKELPPTSLRVKALFARALFASRQGDAEGWKTHQDEGFALAESLEDARGIAQGLVSQGLFKEYFENDLEAAESFYRRALEYGRKLNEKLLIGQLLGPLAGCSLKRYEYARAEEIYRESLSLFREAENTKEIAGAYGNLAEVALARRDDESARASAEESLALYRDLDDKHGVATALQTLSIASHNQGDVQQAQMAAEQGVMLFRQLGDRICLGLTLSVWARHVLGGSDAARAEEIVQEAMKVLHEVGEMSAEIGALDVAGRVALAQGDLPKAQKHFREGISRLKDSKEVSQLPSLLEGLANALAQSSQTRNAILLLGAAQALRGRIYLTRMQFETAEYDALLSAQREEAGGDFQSMWEDGCALSTEQAIELALS